The nucleotide sequence CCTTAGAGCGAAGCGTCTTAATACTTAATCCTGTTTTATACTTCAACCTGATTCATGGTTTCCATAAACTTTCTATTTGTTTTGGTCTTCTTCAATTTCTCAATTAAGAATTCCATTCTTTCTGTTACACTCATTGAAATCAACACCTTACGCAATAACCAAATCTTGCTCAGATCTTTTTGATCTATTAAGAGATCTTCTTTCCTTGTTCCTGAACGTTCCATATCAATAGCAGGGAAAACCCTCTTATCCACAAGCCGCCGATCCAGATGGATTTCCATATTCCCCGTTGCTTTAAATTCCTCAAAAATCACATCATCCATCCTGCTACCTGTATCAATCAGCGCTGTTGCTATTATTGAAAGGCTTCCCCCTTCTTCTATCTTTCTGGCAGCAGCAAAAAACCGCTTTGGTTTATGAAGAGCATTAGAATCCACGCCTCCTGAGAGAATTTTCCCGCTATGCGGCACCAGCACATTATATGCTCTGGCAAGTCTTGTAATACTGTCAAGCAATATAACTACATCTTTTTTGCACTCAACTAATCTTTTTGCTTTTTCAATCACCATTTCAGCCACTTGCACATGACGCTCAGGAGGTTCGTCAAAAGTCGAGCTTATTACCTCTCCATTAACAGAACGCTGCATGTCTGTGACTTCCTCCGGCCGTTCATCTATTAACAATACTATTAAAACCACTTCCGGATGATTCCTTGAGATACTGTTTGCTATTTTTTTGAGAAGCACGGTCTTCCCTGCTCTTGGAGGAGATACTATTAATCCTCTTTGCCCTTTTCCTATAGGAACTAGAATATCCATGACCCGCATAGATATTTCATCAGGATCTGTCTCAAGTACAATTTTCGGCTGCGGAAAAATCGGGGTGAGACGATCAAATTTAATCTTTTTTCTTGCAGTCTCCGGGTCGTCAGAATTTACTTTTTCTATCTTAAGTAAAGCAAAATATTTTTCGCCTTCCTTTGGAGGTCTGATCTCTCCTAATATCAAATCGCCTGTATGAAGGCTAAAACGGCGTATTTGCGATGGAGAGATATAAATATCATCAGGACATGGAAGATAATTGTAGTCTGAGGACCTCAAGAACCCAAATCCTTCATTTAATACCTCAAGAACCCCTTCCCCGTAAATATGTCCGTCTCTTTTTGCATGTTCTCTAATAACTTTTAAAACCAGTTCCTGTTTAGGGAGGCCACTGTTATCTTTAATTTTAAGTTCTTCGGCTATTCCCTGAATTTCATCAACATCCATCCTTTTAAGTTTTATAACATCCAAACGTTTATTCATGTGCATAACTCCTTCCATATTTTTTTGACTTGTTTTTCTGTTTCTTCTAATCCGTTATTGTTATCAATTATAAAATCGGAAAATCTCTCCTTTTCTTTTATTGACAGCTGCGCATTTATTCTTCTGCAGGCTTCTTCTCTGGTTAAAGATGATCTTGCTCTTAATCTTGCTATCTGATTCTCCATACCTACAGAAACTACTATTAACTTATCAACAAGCGAGGTAGCTTCTGCTTCTACAATAAGAGGCGCGTTAATAATAGTTACATTTCCTTCGTCATTGCGAGGCGTAGCTGAAGCAATCTTTTCCTTTATAATCTTAATAATTTCCGGGTGCATTATACGATTAAGATACTCAAGCTTCTTTCTATCCTTAAAAACAATATCTGCTAACCTTTTTTTATCAATCCTCCCAGAGTTATTAAGAATATCCCTGCCAAAGAAGCCAACTATCTTTGCAGGAACATTATTCCTATTAATCCTAGCATTTATTAAATCATTTGCAATTTTGTCTGCATCTATTATCTCTGCACCAAGATCAGCAAACATTACAGCTACTGTATCTTTCCCCGAAGCAATCCCGCCGGTTAAGCCAACTACCTTTAACATATAATTTCTAATTGTTAATTTTAAATTTTCAATGAATCTTTAATTTCAAAATTGCTAAACTATTTTTTTGTTTCCCTCTCTTCTCAAGAGAGGGTCAGAGTGAGTTACGTCAAAATCAGTTTATTAAACCCCAATTCCGCAAAAAGCCTGTTAACTTTACTCCTGTCAAAATCTTCCCTAAAAACTTTCGAACCACAATCCTCCCAGCATATTTTGATGGGAACATCTACCCTGAGACAAACCAATCTTTTACTTAATTCTGCTTGATGAGAGAACTGGCTCAAATTCTTTCTAATCCTTTCGTTCGGTATTTTATCTATGTTTTTCAAAACCCCTTCTAGGTCACCGAACTGTTTAACTAGTTTTGACGCTGTTTTTTCT is from bacterium and encodes:
- the rho gene encoding transcription termination factor Rho, coding for MDVIKLKRMDVDEIQGIAEELKIKDNSGLPKQELVLKVIREHAKRDGHIYGEGVLEVLNEGFGFLRSSDYNYLPCPDDIYISPSQIRRFSLHTGDLILGEIRPPKEGEKYFALLKIEKVNSDDPETARKKIKFDRLTPIFPQPKIVLETDPDEISMRVMDILVPIGKGQRGLIVSPPRAGKTVLLKKIANSISRNHPEVVLIVLLIDERPEEVTDMQRSVNGEVISSTFDEPPERHVQVAEMVIEKAKRLVECKKDVVILLDSITRLARAYNVLVPHSGKILSGGVDSNALHKPKRFFAAARKIEEGGSLSIIATALIDTGSRMDDVIFEEFKATGNMEIHLDRRLVDKRVFPAIDMERSGTRKEDLLIDQKDLSKIWLLRKVLISMSVTERMEFLIEKLKKTKTNRKFMETMNQVEV
- the coaE gene encoding dephospho-CoA kinase (Dephospho-CoA kinase (CoaE) performs the final step in coenzyme A biosynthesis.), with amino-acid sequence MLKVVGLTGGIASGKDTVAVMFADLGAEIIDADKIANDLINARINRNNVPAKIVGFFGRDILNNSGRIDKKRLADIVFKDRKKLEYLNRIMHPEIIKIIKEKIASATPRNDEGNVTIINAPLIVEAEATSLVDKLIVVSVGMENQIARLRARSSLTREEACRRINAQLSIKEKERFSDFIIDNNNGLEETEKQVKKIWKELCT